A region from the Bactrocera dorsalis isolate Fly_Bdor chromosome 1, ASM2337382v1, whole genome shotgun sequence genome encodes:
- the LOC105224210 gene encoding uncharacterized protein LOC105224210 isoform X2, which produces MALHPSFKKRMGDYPNKLYEVIQRPLPERLAAQNALNTLRSRSQSQKRQKKRLQQLIKNQALVVDHSKEKDIPMVDAVGTFHQTSSHNNDFTDLQSSNTVKIASFIPSETRKSLNSARFNNKTKHLVVIGNTSTYIGGEVDARAEVKLSSENMLTHKWLVYVQSKDTKLNLESFIKKVRFHLHPSYRPNDIVDIRTAPFQIARRGWGEFPMRIQLFFHEHLQQKPVQLIHNVVLDRTLSGMHTLGSETLMEIWLRSDIIITKAKHEPSFDEKNNAYENMQPSTIENIIETGERDRGNNATKHRKISFTNNKEDLDDNLFGVFNIDAVSADITKIEPSVVVNEQLANISNNSPIKIICKNLQKSDCSSNNEINDSALSKDKILCESSCGISELNSKRSTGEEIFTKSVIVSQSSTSNISNTQSNISNLRYAKVVNTKSANNNSDIGKEVPTTIKSSKSMQLTTPMIMRLSTTNVAITHQVSNINRNNNNIVALSKVGKFMPLKITNMNKFVALNSNSAFANMPVKNAYKKTVLQKKLVQLVDAQGKIKFMQVLVATAQKPVGDAKIGSLGNETADSSQNLDSVLSQSTKRNTFTVSSLAIENHASKLLTVSNDVNRSNFLVTNNNSKFPATNNIYNSKSKNNSVSSQKQMVFQKEGKLFIIDPLQMKLKQERKKQVSLLKPQTNVQRQHQQQMPKQKVQHKALQSMLCDHDYTHSSVKLSKGNITLSNPEMISGSIKAHVPELHLGIRQTRAKASSAFEFLQQCRSKFEQEFLNQNINSMCSAVDYILRHLPLISPKNSLASAFSFVSNSEKEFHSMPVLKQRACEWLRAKYITRFVRNHKYLKAITSNNKGRFWSTREVLVYARYHAFTPKMKSFDITTYPVQVQNVPGQLTGPEKLQTDNLLQGHDFSQFVKNEVKFEQKYIQYESITPKQRVTSWLDCGCQNIIDQETGVEFSEEPIDIISISMSKNRNRFNIEHLRSNQNGCEQEQQFYLAIPDHLEESSQLVSDICRDFNIQLQPEQIDGNVIYPLAQTVLSQCLKTFIEKIIRRAVASKQIPPTTDSLNVTTQDIGNVLVRHAEFDFLTNKYFGIYKHNSR; this is translated from the exons ATGGCACTGCACCCatcttttaaaaaaagaatgGGAGACTACCCTAATAAATTGTACGAAGTTATACAAAGACCTCTACCTGAACGTTTAGCGGCTCAAAATGCATTGAACACCTTACGATCCCGATCTCAATCacaaaaacgacaaaaaaaacGTTTACAACAATTAATAAAGAATCAAGCTTTAGTGGTAGatcattcaaaagaaaaagATATACCAATGGTGGATGCAGTTGGTACATTTCATCAAACGAGCTCTCACAACAATGATTTCACAGATTTACAATCATCTAACACCGTTAAGATCGCTAGTTTTATTCCATCAGAAACTAGAAAATCTTTGAATTCAGCTCgttttaacaacaaaacaaaacatctTGTTGTTATAGGAAATACTTCAACGTATATAGGAGGAGAAGTAGATGCTAGAGCTGAAGTAAAATTGTCAAGCGAAAATATGTTAACCCATAAATGGTTAGTGTATGTGCAATCAAAAGATACTAAACTTAATTTAGAAtcctttataaaaaaagttcgtTTTCATCTTCACCCTTCATATCGCCCAAATGACATAGTAGACATTAGAACGGCGCCTTTCCAAATAGCCCGCAGAGGGTGGGGTGAGTTTCCAATGAGAATTCAGCTCTTCTTTCATGAACATCTACAACAAAAGCCTGTACAACTTATACATAATGTGGTACTTGATCGTACGTTAAGTGGAATGCACACTCTTGGTTCAGAGACCTTAATGGAAATTTGGCTTCGTTCTGATATTATAATTACCAAAGCAAAACATGAGCCGTCGTTTGATGAAAAGAACAACGCCTATGAAAATATGCAACCGTctacaattgaaaatattattgaaacagGCGAAAGAGATCGTGGAAATAACGCAACGAAACATCGTaaaatatccttcacaaataacAAAGAAGATTTAGACGATAATTTATTCGGGGTTTTTAACATCGATGCAGTATCTGCTGATATTACAAAGATAGAGCCATCAGTAGTCGTAAACGAACAGctagcaaatatttcaaataatagcccgattaaaataatttgcaagAATCTCCAAAAGTCGGACTGTTCatcaaataatgaaataaatgactCCGCTCTAAGCAAAGATAAGATATTATGCGAGAGTAGTTGTGGAATATCGGAACTGAACAGTAAAAGGAGTACCGgtgaagaaatttttacaaaaagtgttATTGTTAGTCAATCCTCTACTTCAAATATTAGTAATACTCAAAGTAATATATCAAACCTTAGATATGCAAAAGTTGTCAACACAAAATCGGCAAATAACAATTCTGACATAGGTAAAGAAGTTCCTACTACTATAAAAAGTAGTAAATCAATGCAGCTCACAACTCCTATGATAATGAGGCTTTCAACTACAAATGTGGCCATTACCCATCAAGTTTCAAATATTAAcagaaacaataataatattgttgCATTAAGTAAAGTAGGAAAGTTTATGCCACTAAAGAttacaaatatgaataaatttgtCGCGTTAAATAGTAATTCTGCTTTCGCAAATATGCCTGTGAAGAATGCATATAAAAAAACTGTGTTGCAAAAGAAACTGGTCCAGTTGGTGGATGCGCAgggcaaaataaaatttatgcaagTTCTAGTGGCTACAGCACAAAAACCAGTAGGTGACGCGAAAATCGGAAGCTTAGGAAATG aaaCTGCTGACTCGTCTCAAAATTTGGATAGTGTATTATCTCAATCAACAAAGAGAAATACATTTACCGTGTCCTCTTTGGCGATAGAAAATCATGCCTCAAAACTATTAACCGTTTCAAATGATGTTAATCGTAGCAATTTTTTAGTcacaaataataatagtaaatttCCTGCAACAAACAACATATACAAttcgaaaagtaaaaataattcggTAAGCTCTcaaaaacaaatggtttttcaaaaagaaGGAAAATTATTCATTATTGACCCCttgcaaatgaaattgaagcaGGAACGAAAGAAACAAGTTTCCTTATTGAAACCGCAAACCAATGTACAGAGGCAACATCAACAGCAGATGCCAAAGCAAAAAGTACAACATAAAGCTCTACAAAGTATGCTATGCGATCATGATTATACACACTCCTCGGTAAAACTTAGTAAAGGCAACATCACATTAAGCAATCCAGAAATGATATCAGGATCAATTAAAGCACATGTACCAGAACTCCATTTGGGTATAAGGCAAACACGGGCCAAAGCAAGTAGTGCGTTTGAGTTCCTACAGCAGTGTAGAAGTAAATTCGAACAAGAGTTTTtgaatcaaaatattaattcaatgTGTTCCGCTGTAGACTACATATTACGACACTTACCTCTTATTTCACCCAAAAATAGTTTAGCATCTGCTTTCTCTTTCGTAAGCAATAGCGAAAAGGAATTCCACTCAATGCCTGTTTTAAAACAACGCGCTTGCGAATGGTTGCGTGCTAAATACATTACTCGCTTTGTTCGCAaccacaaatatttaaaagcgaTTACTTCTAATAACAAAGGGCGGTTTTGGAGCACACGTGAGGTACTAGTTTATGCTCGTTATCATGCATTCACGCCAAAGATGAAGTCATTTGACATAACCACCTATCCGGTGCAAGTTCAAAATGTGCCCGGGCAGCTTACTGGACCAGAGAAATTACAAACGGATAATTTATTGCAAGGACATGATTTTTCACAGTTTGTCAAAAACGAAGTTAAATTCGAGCAGAAGTATATACAGTATGAATCAATAACGCCAAAACAACGTGTTACATCTTGGCTCGATTGTGGGTGCCAGAATATTATTGACCAAGAAACTGGTGTAGAATTCTCCGAGGAGCCAATTGATATCATTAGTATATCGATGTCAAAGAATCGTAACAGATTTAATATAGAACATCTACGATCAAATCAAAATGGTTGTGAACAAGAACAGCAGTTTTATTTAGCAATCCCGGATCACCTAGAAGAGTCTTCTCAGCTTGTAAGCGATATTTGCCGAGATTTTAATATACAACTCCAACCGGAACAAATTGATGGAAATGTAATATATCCCTTAGCGCAAACAGTGTTGTCCCAGTGTTTAAAAAcattcattgaaaaaattataaggcGTGCAGTAGCCTCAAAACAAATTCCACCAACTACTGACAGTCTGAATGTAACAACGCAAGATATTGGGAATGTTTTGGTTCGGCACGCTGAGTTTGACTTtctaacaaacaaatattttggaatttataaacataatagTCGCTAA
- the LOC105224210 gene encoding uncharacterized protein LOC105224210 isoform X1, translating to MLPNTISSQKRKHSSEYHDPDYVRLHSSPYKKLCHGDSNIMEKRVFLTPTETKLKCVSEIISNEFKKEISLKQEHLAAIEKRLDQARSLLDRLRYVIVSEYYQKQELSISACDTLAIRGKETLFDKEDHGLQMALHPSFKKRMGDYPNKLYEVIQRPLPERLAAQNALNTLRSRSQSQKRQKKRLQQLIKNQALVVDHSKEKDIPMVDAVGTFHQTSSHNNDFTDLQSSNTVKIASFIPSETRKSLNSARFNNKTKHLVVIGNTSTYIGGEVDARAEVKLSSENMLTHKWLVYVQSKDTKLNLESFIKKVRFHLHPSYRPNDIVDIRTAPFQIARRGWGEFPMRIQLFFHEHLQQKPVQLIHNVVLDRTLSGMHTLGSETLMEIWLRSDIIITKAKHEPSFDEKNNAYENMQPSTIENIIETGERDRGNNATKHRKISFTNNKEDLDDNLFGVFNIDAVSADITKIEPSVVVNEQLANISNNSPIKIICKNLQKSDCSSNNEINDSALSKDKILCESSCGISELNSKRSTGEEIFTKSVIVSQSSTSNISNTQSNISNLRYAKVVNTKSANNNSDIGKEVPTTIKSSKSMQLTTPMIMRLSTTNVAITHQVSNINRNNNNIVALSKVGKFMPLKITNMNKFVALNSNSAFANMPVKNAYKKTVLQKKLVQLVDAQGKIKFMQVLVATAQKPVGDAKIGSLGNETADSSQNLDSVLSQSTKRNTFTVSSLAIENHASKLLTVSNDVNRSNFLVTNNNSKFPATNNIYNSKSKNNSVSSQKQMVFQKEGKLFIIDPLQMKLKQERKKQVSLLKPQTNVQRQHQQQMPKQKVQHKALQSMLCDHDYTHSSVKLSKGNITLSNPEMISGSIKAHVPELHLGIRQTRAKASSAFEFLQQCRSKFEQEFLNQNINSMCSAVDYILRHLPLISPKNSLASAFSFVSNSEKEFHSMPVLKQRACEWLRAKYITRFVRNHKYLKAITSNNKGRFWSTREVLVYARYHAFTPKMKSFDITTYPVQVQNVPGQLTGPEKLQTDNLLQGHDFSQFVKNEVKFEQKYIQYESITPKQRVTSWLDCGCQNIIDQETGVEFSEEPIDIISISMSKNRNRFNIEHLRSNQNGCEQEQQFYLAIPDHLEESSQLVSDICRDFNIQLQPEQIDGNVIYPLAQTVLSQCLKTFIEKIIRRAVASKQIPPTTDSLNVTTQDIGNVLVRHAEFDFLTNKYFGIYKHNSR from the exons ATGCTACCCAACACTATTTCATCACAAAAGCGTAAGCATTCGAGCGAATACCATGATCCGGATTATGTACGTTTGCATTCAAGTCCGTATAAAAAGTTGTGCCATGGTGATTCTAATATTATGGAAAAAAGAGTATTTTTAACACCCACCGAAACTAAATTGAAATGTGTTTCCGAAATAATATCAAATgagtttaaaaaagaaatatctcTAAAACAAGAACATTTAGCTGCGATTGAAAAACGTTTGGATCAAGCTCGCTCTTTGTTGGATCGTTTGCGGTATGTAATTGTATCAGAATATTACCAGAAACAAGAATTATCAATATCAGCATGTGATACCCTAGCAATTCGTGGAAAAGAAACTCTTTTTGATAAAGAGGATCATGGTCTTCAAATGGCACTGCACCCatcttttaaaaaaagaatgGGAGACTACCCTAATAAATTGTACGAAGTTATACAAAGACCTCTACCTGAACGTTTAGCGGCTCAAAATGCATTGAACACCTTACGATCCCGATCTCAATCacaaaaacgacaaaaaaaacGTTTACAACAATTAATAAAGAATCAAGCTTTAGTGGTAGatcattcaaaagaaaaagATATACCAATGGTGGATGCAGTTGGTACATTTCATCAAACGAGCTCTCACAACAATGATTTCACAGATTTACAATCATCTAACACCGTTAAGATCGCTAGTTTTATTCCATCAGAAACTAGAAAATCTTTGAATTCAGCTCgttttaacaacaaaacaaaacatctTGTTGTTATAGGAAATACTTCAACGTATATAGGAGGAGAAGTAGATGCTAGAGCTGAAGTAAAATTGTCAAGCGAAAATATGTTAACCCATAAATGGTTAGTGTATGTGCAATCAAAAGATACTAAACTTAATTTAGAAtcctttataaaaaaagttcgtTTTCATCTTCACCCTTCATATCGCCCAAATGACATAGTAGACATTAGAACGGCGCCTTTCCAAATAGCCCGCAGAGGGTGGGGTGAGTTTCCAATGAGAATTCAGCTCTTCTTTCATGAACATCTACAACAAAAGCCTGTACAACTTATACATAATGTGGTACTTGATCGTACGTTAAGTGGAATGCACACTCTTGGTTCAGAGACCTTAATGGAAATTTGGCTTCGTTCTGATATTATAATTACCAAAGCAAAACATGAGCCGTCGTTTGATGAAAAGAACAACGCCTATGAAAATATGCAACCGTctacaattgaaaatattattgaaacagGCGAAAGAGATCGTGGAAATAACGCAACGAAACATCGTaaaatatccttcacaaataacAAAGAAGATTTAGACGATAATTTATTCGGGGTTTTTAACATCGATGCAGTATCTGCTGATATTACAAAGATAGAGCCATCAGTAGTCGTAAACGAACAGctagcaaatatttcaaataatagcccgattaaaataatttgcaagAATCTCCAAAAGTCGGACTGTTCatcaaataatgaaataaatgactCCGCTCTAAGCAAAGATAAGATATTATGCGAGAGTAGTTGTGGAATATCGGAACTGAACAGTAAAAGGAGTACCGgtgaagaaatttttacaaaaagtgttATTGTTAGTCAATCCTCTACTTCAAATATTAGTAATACTCAAAGTAATATATCAAACCTTAGATATGCAAAAGTTGTCAACACAAAATCGGCAAATAACAATTCTGACATAGGTAAAGAAGTTCCTACTACTATAAAAAGTAGTAAATCAATGCAGCTCACAACTCCTATGATAATGAGGCTTTCAACTACAAATGTGGCCATTACCCATCAAGTTTCAAATATTAAcagaaacaataataatattgttgCATTAAGTAAAGTAGGAAAGTTTATGCCACTAAAGAttacaaatatgaataaatttgtCGCGTTAAATAGTAATTCTGCTTTCGCAAATATGCCTGTGAAGAATGCATATAAAAAAACTGTGTTGCAAAAGAAACTGGTCCAGTTGGTGGATGCGCAgggcaaaataaaatttatgcaagTTCTAGTGGCTACAGCACAAAAACCAGTAGGTGACGCGAAAATCGGAAGCTTAGGAAATG aaaCTGCTGACTCGTCTCAAAATTTGGATAGTGTATTATCTCAATCAACAAAGAGAAATACATTTACCGTGTCCTCTTTGGCGATAGAAAATCATGCCTCAAAACTATTAACCGTTTCAAATGATGTTAATCGTAGCAATTTTTTAGTcacaaataataatagtaaatttCCTGCAACAAACAACATATACAAttcgaaaagtaaaaataattcggTAAGCTCTcaaaaacaaatggtttttcaaaaagaaGGAAAATTATTCATTATTGACCCCttgcaaatgaaattgaagcaGGAACGAAAGAAACAAGTTTCCTTATTGAAACCGCAAACCAATGTACAGAGGCAACATCAACAGCAGATGCCAAAGCAAAAAGTACAACATAAAGCTCTACAAAGTATGCTATGCGATCATGATTATACACACTCCTCGGTAAAACTTAGTAAAGGCAACATCACATTAAGCAATCCAGAAATGATATCAGGATCAATTAAAGCACATGTACCAGAACTCCATTTGGGTATAAGGCAAACACGGGCCAAAGCAAGTAGTGCGTTTGAGTTCCTACAGCAGTGTAGAAGTAAATTCGAACAAGAGTTTTtgaatcaaaatattaattcaatgTGTTCCGCTGTAGACTACATATTACGACACTTACCTCTTATTTCACCCAAAAATAGTTTAGCATCTGCTTTCTCTTTCGTAAGCAATAGCGAAAAGGAATTCCACTCAATGCCTGTTTTAAAACAACGCGCTTGCGAATGGTTGCGTGCTAAATACATTACTCGCTTTGTTCGCAaccacaaatatttaaaagcgaTTACTTCTAATAACAAAGGGCGGTTTTGGAGCACACGTGAGGTACTAGTTTATGCTCGTTATCATGCATTCACGCCAAAGATGAAGTCATTTGACATAACCACCTATCCGGTGCAAGTTCAAAATGTGCCCGGGCAGCTTACTGGACCAGAGAAATTACAAACGGATAATTTATTGCAAGGACATGATTTTTCACAGTTTGTCAAAAACGAAGTTAAATTCGAGCAGAAGTATATACAGTATGAATCAATAACGCCAAAACAACGTGTTACATCTTGGCTCGATTGTGGGTGCCAGAATATTATTGACCAAGAAACTGGTGTAGAATTCTCCGAGGAGCCAATTGATATCATTAGTATATCGATGTCAAAGAATCGTAACAGATTTAATATAGAACATCTACGATCAAATCAAAATGGTTGTGAACAAGAACAGCAGTTTTATTTAGCAATCCCGGATCACCTAGAAGAGTCTTCTCAGCTTGTAAGCGATATTTGCCGAGATTTTAATATACAACTCCAACCGGAACAAATTGATGGAAATGTAATATATCCCTTAGCGCAAACAGTGTTGTCCCAGTGTTTAAAAAcattcattgaaaaaattataaggcGTGCAGTAGCCTCAAAACAAATTCCACCAACTACTGACAGTCTGAATGTAACAACGCAAGATATTGGGAATGTTTTGGTTCGGCACGCTGAGTTTGACTTtctaacaaacaaatattttggaatttataaacataatagTCGCTAA